Genomic DNA from Amycolatopsis alba DSM 44262:
CACCGGCCCGCTGATCGGCGGCGTCATGGTGGACACCTCGTGGCTCGGCTGGCGCTGGTGCTTCTTCCTGGGAGTCCCGTTCGCGGTCGCGGCGATCCTGCTGCTGCAGCGCACCCTGAACCTGCCGACGATCCGGCGTGAAGTGAAGGTCGACTACCTCGGCGCGTTCCTGATCATGGCCGGTGTCTCGACCCTGCTGGTCTGGTCCTCGCTGGCCGGGCACCAGTTCGCGTGGGGCTCGTGGTGGACCGTCGGGCTGGTGACCGCGGGTGTGGTGATCCTCGCCCTCGCCGTCTACGTCGAGTCGAAGGTGGCCGAGCCGATCCTGCCGCTGGGCCTGTTCCGCAACCACACGATCACCCTCTCCACGCTCGCGAGCTTCCTCGTCGGTATCGCGATGTTCGGCGGGACGGTGTTCCTGTCGCAGTACTCCCAGCTGTCGCTCGGCATGTCGCCGACGGCGGCCGGGCTGCTGAGCCTGCCGATGGTCCTCGGTCTTCTGGTGTCCTCCACGATCTCGGGCCAGCTGATCAGCCGGACCGGCAAGTGGAAGAGCCACCTGCTGATCGGCGCGACGCTGATGACCGCGGGCCTCGCCCTGCTGGGCACGATCGGCGCGTCGACGAACCTCGTCGTCCTCAGCGCGTACATGGCGCTGCTGGGCGTCGGCGTCGGCATGCTGATGCAGAACCTGGTCCTGGTGGCGCAGAACGACGTCGACGCGCACGACCTCGGCACGGCGACCTCCACGCTGTCGTTCTTCCGCAGTCTCGGCGGTTCGATCGGGGTGAGCGCGCTGGGCGCGGTGCTGGCGAACCGGGTCACCGCGCTGATCACCGAAGGCCTCGGCCCGCTGCCCGGCGGCGGCGAAGGCGGCGCGGTGCCGAACCTCGCCGCACTGCCCGAACCGGTCGCGAAGGTCGTCCGCGAGTCCTACGGGGAAGCGACCAGCGAGCTGTTCCTGATCTGCGCGCCGATCGCGCTGCTGGTCATCGTCGCCGTCGCCTTCCTCAAGCACAAGCCGCTCAAGACCCAGTCGGGCCACGAGCGGCTGGCCGAGGAGGCCGCCGCCGCCTGACCCACCACGAGAGGGGCCCGGTTCACCGAACCGGGCCCCTCTTTTCGCGCGCGCGAAAAGACCACAAGAATTCCTTCGCGCTGTCGAGTGGTTTTCAGGCGGCGTTGCCGACCTGGATCAGGCGGCGCCGTTCACCGCCGGTCAGCCCGCCGAAAACGCCATGGGCCAGACCGTTGTCCACGGCATAGGCCAGGCACGCCGACGCGACCGGGCACCGGGCGCAGACGGCCTTCGCCCTGGCAGCCTGCCGGGCGCCGGGACCGGTTTCGGTGACCGGGAAGAACAGTTCGGGATCCTCACCGCGGCAAGCGGCCTCCCCCAGGGCACCCACCATCCTCGTTTCCATTTTCCTATCACCTCCCTTTTTTCCGATTTTCCCTTCCACGTCAAACGACTTCCGTCCCGCCGCCGGGTATCCGCCCGGCCGCGCACCGCAAACATCACCTTGACCGAATCGTTACACTCAGCGGCCCGCTCACTGCACCTGTTCCTCGAGGGCATTCGCGTCAGGCGACTGGGAGCGGTGAGTGCGGGTGATGGGCCACGACGAGTTCGACGAGTTCTTCCACACCGAATTTCCGCTGCTCACCGGCTTTCTGTGCAAGGCGGGGTTTGCACTCGATCCGGCGCGCGACGCGGCGGCGGAAGCGATGCTCAACGCCTACGAGGACTGGCGGACCATCGCCCATCCGAGATCCTGGGTCCGCCGCGTCGGACATCGGCGGGCGAAGGAGCAGACCGCGGTCCGGGCGGACTGGGCCTTCGCCGACACGAGCAGGGAAGACAAACTCACCGTTCTCGCCGCCGAGGCGTCGTCCGTCCTGACCATGCTGGGGCTGCTGCCGAAACGCCAGCAGCTCGGCATGGCCTGGGCGCTGGACGGCTTCACGGCCCGGCAGATCGCGGGGGTGCTCGGGATCGCGGACGAAGCGGTGAGCGCGACCTTGCGTCACGCACACGGCCGCCTGGAGGAGCACGATCCCGAGTTCGTCGACCACCTGGACAGCGCCAACGGCGCCTTCGTCGACGCGCTGCGCGTGGGGCTCGACAGCGAGGACACCCTGACCCGGATCAAGAACCGCGCGATGATCCGGGAACTCGCGCTGGTCGAGCCCGGCGCCCCGGCCGAGGCCGAGCCCGAACAAGCGGCGCCGTCCCACTGGTACACCCTCGACTACACCCTCGACGGATCCGTGGCGGCCGCCGGACGAGGTGACCGGCAGGCGCTGGACCATCTGCTGGCCGCCATCCGCCCGCTGGTGATCCGGTACTGCCGGGCGCGGGTCGGCAGACAGGAACGGACCCACGCCTCGGCGGACGACGTCGCGCAGGAGGTCTGCGTCGCGATCCTCCGCGCGCTGCCCACCTACCGCGAACGCGGACGGCCCTTCCTCGCCTTCGTCTACGGCATCGCCCAGCACAAGGTCGCCGACGCCCGCCGTGCCGCCGCCCGTGACCGCTCCGAACCCGTCGCCGAGGTCCCCGACGGGGTCTCGGATTCCGCCGGTCCCGAAAAGCACGCGCTGCACAACGAATTGAGCGACCGGATGGGCGAATTGCTGCGGATCCTGCCGGACAGGCAGCGGGAGATCGTCGTATTGCGCATAGTCGTGGGCCTCTCGGCGGAAGAGACCGCCGGGGTGGTCGGTTCGACGGCGGGTGCCGTCAGGGTCGCGCAGCACCGGGCTTTGTCACGACTCCGCAAGATCCTCATCGAGGAATAAGCCATTACGGATACCTTATCGTTACGCCGTTTTCGTAACGCCCGCGTGAATCGCGGTGCGCGAAAATCGCGCACGATGGGACGTAACACGGGAATACGTCACACCGATCTCCACGCGAAGACATGCGAAAGGATCATCGTGACCACTCCTTCCCCGTACCCCTATCAGGCAGCACCCGTGGCCGCGCCTCCGCGCAACGGGTTGGGCACCGCGGGGTTCGTTCTCGGCCTCGTCGGGCTGCTGTTCTCCCCGATCCCGTTCATCGGCGTCATCGCATGGCCGCTCGTCATCGTCGGCATCATTCTCTCCGGGATCGGTTTCTCCCGCGCGAAAAGCGGTGTCGCGAACAACAAAGGCCTCGCGCTGACCGGCATCATCCTGTCCGCGATCGGGCTGGTCATCTGCATTCTCTGGACCGCCGTGTTCAGCAAGGCCGTCGTGGACGCCGCGAACTCGCTGCCGACAGCGCCGATGTCGGCGCCGGGCGCACCGCTGGGCAATGACGCCGGGACATCCGCGCTCGCCCCCGCTCAGGAACAGCCCGCTCAGGAACCGGTCACCGAGCACACCGTGGTCTACCGGGTGACCGGGACCGGCGGTGCCAAGGCGGGCAACATCACCTACACGACCGACGGGATGACCACCAGCAACCAGGAAGCCAACGTCAAGCTCCCGTGGGAGAAGACGATCAAACTGCCGGCGGGCAAATCCCTGCAGATGGTGAGCATCCTGGCGCAGGGCAGCGGCAAGGGTTCCATCAAGGTGACCATCGAGGTCGACGGCAAGCTCATCAAGGAAGCGAGCGCCCAGGAATACGGCGTCGCGCACGCGAACGAGAACATCGGTTCCCTCGGCAACTGAGCGGGTGGTGCAGGCCCTTTCGTACCGCGAAGGGCCTGCACCACTGCCTCAAGGACGGCAGCGTTCGGCGGTCGCCGCGGCCGTCTTCAACTCGGGACTCCCCACGATCGCCGCGACCGGATCGAGCGCGCCGTGCGTGTCCTTCTGGGCGGCGATGAGCCCCTCGACCGCACGGCCTTGCGCCGCGGTGTCGTTCTTCCCCGCGGCGTCCAAGTCAGCCTTGGCCTTCACGGTCTTGTCGCGTGCCGAGGTGTACTTCGTGAGGAAGTCCTGCTTCGCCGTATCCCCGGCGGGAACCGGTGCGGCGGGCAACGCGCTGAGACCGTCGACCGTCTTTCCCAGGATGGTCGCGTAGTGCCCGAGCTGATCGCTCGTGCTCTTCTTGATGGCCTCGAGCGTTTCGCCGCTCGCCGACGGCATCTTGTTGTTGCCGTCGATGAAATCGTGGACGGCGCCGCAGAACCCGTTCATCCAGGTCACCGTGACGGCCGGGTCGGCGGCGGAGGACGAAGGCGCCGATGGTGCCGGCGGCATCGCCTGTGGCGCCGGATCCGGGGCGCAGCCGGTCAGGGCGAACGCCATTCCGATCGCGGCCGCGACGACGGCCGGCGCTTTCCGGTCAGCACGCATGTCTGTTTCCCCTCTCTTTCCGGCAGGTGTTCCGGCCGGCGCGAGGACTTTGACACGGCGGAACGGGCGCGGTCTGCGTCATCTGACTCAGAACGGACGCCCCGCGCTCGAATTCGTAACGTTCGAGGCACGGCGGCCGGGCGGCGTAACGGGGTGCGGGCAAGCGGCGAGTACCGCATTACCCCCTGTTCACTTCGAGGACACCCAGCCGAAGAGGTAGCACCATGGCCATCAAGATCATCGCAGCGCGGCTCCAAGGCGGGAAGTTCCACGAGAACATCACGAAACTGCGCTGGGTCAACCCCGGCAGCGGCGAAACCGGCGAAAGTTTCGTTTCGGCGATCGTGGCGTGGATCGAAGACGACGACGGGAAGGCCTACGTGGACGAGGGGATCCACCGGGTGGCCGTGGAGATCATCAAACCGACCTTCGGCCCGAAGTTCCTGCGCACGCGGGCGGACGGGATCTGGAAGAACAACCTGGTGGAGCTTCCCCGCTTCTGAGGCGAGGCATCCACAAAGGACAACGGTCAAGGGATCATGAATCCCCTCCGCCACCGTGTCATCGAGCGTCGCGCGACACCGGATTCTGTCAGCACTCCCAATTCGACCTGGTCAGGCACGCTTCCAGGATCTTGCCGAACTCGACACGGGCGTCCCCATCGGTGGTGCACATCCGGATACCGGCCCGCTCGCGGAGCGGCGAGCGGGATCGACGTCTGCCCGCATCTGGTGCGCCAAGACCACGGCAGCGACGTGGCCAACCAGGTCGCCCGCCACCGGCATCGGGCCGACACGTGACTGGGCGCTGCAACGCCTCGAAATGCCGCTGTCGCCGGACGAACTGGCCACTCACGCGGCCGACGGCTGACCCAGCACCGCCTGCGGCGGGGCGATTCACGCACACCGATCCTGTTACCGGCCGGAGCCTGCGCCGCGGCGCTCTCCACGAGGGCGCAGCGGGACTACCCGGCATCGCCGATGCCTAGAACACCGCAAGCCGCGCAGTGCACCGCCGCGCAGATCTCCGGGAAGGCGGGGACCGAGGAGCGCGCCGGCCAGTCGCGCCGTCACTACCGCTGGCGCGACCGGCTGGACAAGCGCGGCCTGGTCGGCATGGGCACCGTCTGTAGCAGTCACGCAGATGGGTACGTTCTGCACAGGCGGGAGTACGCGTCATGAGAGCCCCTGCTCACAATGTGCCACCTCATCATCTGCACAAGACCGCTTGTCGCTCTGGTGTCACCGCACGACCGCGAGAGGTGTCCACACCGCTCACGGCCGCGCGTCCCCTTCGGTCAGGAGCCCGGCTAGCGCCTGGTGCGTTTGCCTGGTGGTGTAGCGCGGCCGCCTCGTGCCATATGGTCACGAAGTTTCCGGCGTTCGACCAAGCTGAGCGCGATGAGCGCCAGCTGGCCCCCGATGCCCAACGTGGCGGCTATCGCCGCGGTGCCGGTCAGCACGACGGCGATCAGCAATGCCAGGCGAAGGGTGGGTGGCCAGGACTGCAGGAGGCGTTCGAGCCGCCCGAACCATGTCGGGTCGACAAGCTCGTGGCGTCCGCCTCGGTCTTTACGGTGCTTCGCTTCCGGTTCCGGAGGCGTCGACGTCGGCGAGTCCGGCCCTGCTTCCGTTGCCGGGTCACCTGTTTGCCGGCCCGTCGGCCGTAGTCCAGCCGGTGACCCATGGATGACGAGGGTGATGCGAGGCACCTTCTGGGGTGACTTGCGCGGTGCTTCGTCTGGATTAGTCGGCGACGCGCCATCTATAGTGGGCACGCTGTAACTCCTCTTCTCTATGGGCGAGTTCAGCAGAGTCGGCTCCCTGTCGCGAGCAGGGAGCCGCACCTATTTGAGCCCTGTTTTCACAGCAGCTTTCCCAGGTGCGGTTAGTGCAGGATTCCGGCTCTTTAGCCAGTCTGCCGGGGGCCGGTTGCCCCGATCGACCGAGAGAGCCGCATGCGCTGAACGGTGGCCACGTAACGCCGAACGGTCGCGGTCGATACGCGCGGCGAATAGGCTGGAGCAAACCGCGATTATCCGAGTGACCGATTACCTGAATGCCGATGGGTTCACTCTTTAAGGCGCATTGTTACGTTCACTCGCGACGCGTAGTGGTTCCGGGGCCGCAATGCTGCTCTGTTCAGACGGTGGCGCCTACCACTCTCGGCCGAGTCGCCGATTAGTCGCCTGCTACCGATCGCAGCCGGTGGCAGCGCTCCGACTTGCGTCGCCGCAAGTGCCACAGGCTTCCTACCTGCGAGTATACCGCTTGTCGTGATCTACTGGAGGAGCGCACAGGAATAGTCGGGAAAAATGACTAATCGCAACGCTCAGGCTCGGGGGAGGCTGATTCGGACATGACTGACTTCAATCAGGGGCACGCGGACACCAACGACGGACATGCGCGGTGGGTGCGCTCCAGCTATTCAACACCCCACAATAACTGCGTGGAGCTGCTAATCCTCCGCTCCGGAGTCCGGGTGCGGGATTCGAAGGACGCCTGCGGTGAAACTCTGGCTTTCAGCCGTGAGGCCTGGGCGGCCTTCCTGTCTCGCATCATGCGCTAAGCTCTCGTCACAGACAGTTGCACGCGCCCCGGTCACGCATTTCATACGACCCGATCGATGGACCAGGTCGGCGGGAATGCATCTTTCAGTGGCCCTCGAAGGGCGAGTGTTCCTTCGTGAGGTGAGATGGGGAGAAGGAGTGTCACGGGAGGCCGTCAATGCCCGCAGAGAGCTAGGTGCGAGCCTGAAGAAGGCGCGCCAGGCGATCGGGTGGTCACAGAGTCGCGCCGCTTCAGCTCTGGATTGCACGCAGCCGAAGATCAACAAGATCGAGAACGACCTCGTAGCGATCCGTCCCCAAGACCTGAACCGGCTGCTGCGCTTCTACGAGGTATCCGACGCCGAGGCCGACCGCATCCGGATGCTGGCCGCGCAAGCGAAAGGCGGCCCAGTGGCGGGGGTCCTCGCGAACCGCGAGTACCTCACACTCCTGAAGGCGGAGCGCGAGGCAGTGGAGATTTTCGGCTGTTACAGCGAGCGCCTTCCCAACCTGTTCCAGTGTGAGCCGTACATCATGAAGCAGTACGAAGTCGAGGGAGCCCTTTACGACTTCACATCCGTGCTCGAGGCGCGCCAGGAGCGGGAGGCATTGTTTCAGAGCGACAGGCCACCACGGTACCGCGCGTTGTTCAGCCCGTCGTCGTTCGATCGGCTTCCCGGCGGCAAGAAGGCCGGGCTTTACCGCGAGCAGATCCAGCATCTGTGCCGGATGATGGACGACTACGCGGATCACCTGTTCGTACACGTGGTGCCCTTCGAGGCCAACTTGGCTTACTGGCCCCATGACCTGACCGTCCTGAAGCTTGATGGACGGGGCAAGGACACTGTCTACCACGAGTACGCGGGCGGCCCTGCCCGGATCTATCGCGGGCGCCAGCAGGTCGAGAACCACATCAGAGAGTGGGACAAGGTATTCCGGCAGGCGCTCAGCATCGAAGACAGCAGGGCCGCTCTCATCGAGATGCATGACGCGGCCTCGCGCTGGTGAGAGCCGTGGCGATAACGACTACCCAACGGCAAGCCGCCCTCGACGAGCGCGATCCCACTTATTCGCTAGCATCGGAGAATATTCCGGAAGGCGACGACGGGGAGGCTCGGCCAGTGTCCGAGAGAAAGTCTGATCCGGTTCCACCAGAAGGTGTCGACTTGAATCGCCCGAGTGTCGCTCGGGTCTACGATTATTATCTGGGAGGTACCGCCAACTGGGCGGTAGATCGCGACTTCGGCGACCGGGTGCTGTCGAAATTCCCGCTGTTGAGGGATATCGCCCTGGCCAACCGCCAATTGCTCAACCGGGTGGTGCGGCATTTGACCAAACGAGGTGTGCGGCAGTTCCTCGACATCGGCGCCGGCGTCCCGACCGCGGGCAACACGCATCAGGTGGCCGACGAGGCACAGCGTGAAGTTGGTGCGGCACCGGATGTGCGCGTCGTCTACGTCGACAACGACCCGGTGGCGGTCGCGCACGCCAACCTGCTCCTGAACCGCGAAGGTGACGCGTCCCGGCAGACCGTTATCGAGGGCGACCTTCGCGATCCTGACGTATTGTGGCGACAAGCGATCGACACGCGATTGCTTGACCCGGACGAGCCGGTTGCCTTGCTGCTCATCGCGGTGCTTCACGTTCATCAACCGGACAGAGATGGCAACGATATAGGTCTCGAATCCGTCGCCCGATTCCGGGAACTGCTGCCGCGAGGCTCTTATCTCGCGATATCACACGTAACCGACGAAGGTGTTCCACGGGCGTCTTCCGAAAACCTGGCCGAGCTCAAACGAATGTACGACGAATCAAGCAGCAGTAACGTCATCCTGCGGACGCGTGAACAAATCTCGGCACTACTCGACGATTTCGAGGTCATCGACCCTGGCTGGGTCTGGACACCGGACTGGCATCCGGAGGAGACCGGCCCGACCGCTCGACCGGTGTCGTTCGACTCGTCAAATCAAGCGGTGGTCTGGGCGGGCGTCGGGCAGAAGCCGTAGAGCGGGCCAGCAGGACAGACAGCACTGGTACCAGGGTCACTGGCGAGCGCGTGGGTGATGCCGGTCAAGACCGCCGAGCCGGTGTGAGGCGGTGACGTCCAGCCGGGCGCGGTCAGATGCAGGTCGGTTCTGTGAGGGGCGCAGGCTTCTGAGCCTCTGAGCTGGGCGGCCGGCTTCGTCATCCTTTGAGCCAGTCGATGGCGATGGCGACGAGCGCGGCGTTGAAGAAGAAGCTGACGACGCTGTGGACGATGACGCGGCGCCGCATCGGCCGGGTGGTGACGGTGACGTCGGAGACCGCGAAGGACGTCCCGATCGTGATGGCGAAGTAGAGGAACTCGGTGAACTGCGGCACCGGGCACTCCGGGAAGTCCAGCCCGCTGTCGGCGGCGTATTCCCGCGCGTAGATCTGCGCGAACGCCGAATGCAACAGCAACCAGGACAACAGGATCGTCACCGCGGCGACCGCCTGGGTGGCCTGGCTGCTCTCGTCCTCGCCGCGGTTCGCGATCACCATGAGGCCACCGGTCAGTCCGGAGCAACTGATCACCAGGGCGAAGAGCTGCGTGTACCAGCGCGGGCCGGTGAGCGAGCGCAGATCCTCAGGGGCGCGGGCGGGCAGCTCACGGCGCATCTCGAGCCAGCCCATGACGAGATACCCGATGGCGACCACGTCCCACGCCAGCAACGGGACCAGCGACTCCCGGTCACGGAGGAACAAGACCAGCCAGGCCATACCGAGGACGGCGAGGACCAGTTCGAGCAGCAGCATCAGCTTCCGGGTCACGCCGTCATCGTCTCCCAGCACGACACCGAGGGCGAACGGACGGATTCAGCGTCGGCTGCTGAAGCGGTCCGAGATCCGGTCGAGCGCCCGCGCGGCCCGCAAGGATGGCGCGCTGGTGGACGAAGAGTCGTTACCGGAGACGGAGGTTGCCGCCGGTGATGCGGGCGGTGACGGCCTGATGGCCGGTGAAGTCGCGCAGCATGGCCGTCAAGGTCACATGTTTTCGGTGCCGGGATAGTCGGTGTCCAGCGAGGCGACGGACGGATGGCAGATTGCACAACAGGTGATGCCGGGCGGAGTGCTGTCCGCTCCAGAAGCCTTCCAGCAATTCCCCGCGCTGGCCGCTCCGGCCAGTGACAGGACGGCACCTACCACCGTCGCGGCGAGCACGCTTGCCGAGGAAATCCGACGAACCAGGGACATCTTTCGCTCCTGAGATCTCGCGGCGATCAGGCCGCGCTGGCTATGAAGGTATGAAGTGACCGCAGATGCGCGCGTGTTCCAATCGCACTTGTGGATCAACAGACCTGATCAATATCGGTCAGAACGTGGCCGGCTATGCCCGGACCTGGACGCTCGAGCCGTCATGCTTCCACCCGTCCAGGTAGTTGAGGGGCGCCCATCCGCCATACCCATTTCGTTCCTGCAACACCCAGCAATGATCAACTACC
This window encodes:
- a CDS encoding MDR family MFS transporter, with amino-acid sequence MSVSTTEPREPEAPAGSMSRKQVLEAMSGLMLGIFVALLASTVVANALPRIVSELGGSQASYTWVVTTELLAMTATVPLWGKLSDLYNKKLLIQLSLGLFVIGSLVAGFAGNIELLIGSRVAQGIGAGGLTALAQVIMATIVSPRELGKYSGVFGAVFAVGTITGPLIGGVMVDTSWLGWRWCFFLGVPFAVAAILLLQRTLNLPTIRREVKVDYLGAFLIMAGVSTLLVWSSLAGHQFAWGSWWTVGLVTAGVVILALAVYVESKVAEPILPLGLFRNHTITLSTLASFLVGIAMFGGTVFLSQYSQLSLGMSPTAAGLLSLPMVLGLLVSSTISGQLISRTGKWKSHLLIGATLMTAGLALLGTIGASTNLVVLSAYMALLGVGVGMLMQNLVLVAQNDVDAHDLGTATSTLSFFRSLGGSIGVSALGAVLANRVTALITEGLGPLPGGGEGGAVPNLAALPEPVAKVVRESYGEATSELFLICAPIALLVIVAVAFLKHKPLKTQSGHERLAEEAAAA
- a CDS encoding WhiB family transcriptional regulator — its product is METRMVGALGEAACRGEDPELFFPVTETGPGARQAARAKAVCARCPVASACLAYAVDNGLAHGVFGGLTGGERRRLIQVGNAA
- the shbA gene encoding RNA polymerase sigma factor ShbA, which produces MGHDEFDEFFHTEFPLLTGFLCKAGFALDPARDAAAEAMLNAYEDWRTIAHPRSWVRRVGHRRAKEQTAVRADWAFADTSREDKLTVLAAEASSVLTMLGLLPKRQQLGMAWALDGFTARQIAGVLGIADEAVSATLRHAHGRLEEHDPEFVDHLDSANGAFVDALRVGLDSEDTLTRIKNRAMIRELALVEPGAPAEAEPEQAAPSHWYTLDYTLDGSVAAAGRGDRQALDHLLAAIRPLVIRYCRARVGRQERTHASADDVAQEVCVAILRALPTYRERGRPFLAFVYGIAQHKVADARRAAARDRSEPVAEVPDGVSDSAGPEKHALHNELSDRMGELLRILPDRQREIVVLRIVVGLSAEETAGVVGSTAGAVRVAQHRALSRLRKILIEE
- a CDS encoding DUF4190 domain-containing protein; this translates as MTTPSPYPYQAAPVAAPPRNGLGTAGFVLGLVGLLFSPIPFIGVIAWPLVIVGIILSGIGFSRAKSGVANNKGLALTGIILSAIGLVICILWTAVFSKAVVDAANSLPTAPMSAPGAPLGNDAGTSALAPAQEQPAQEPVTEHTVVYRVTGTGGAKAGNITYTTDGMTTSNQEANVKLPWEKTIKLPAGKSLQMVSILAQGSGKGSIKVTIEVDGKLIKEASAQEYGVAHANENIGSLGN
- a CDS encoding DUF3892 domain-containing protein, with product MAIKIIAARLQGGKFHENITKLRWVNPGSGETGESFVSAIVAWIEDDDGKAYVDEGIHRVAVEIIKPTFGPKFLRTRADGIWKNNLVELPRF
- a CDS encoding DUF397 domain-containing protein — translated: MTDFNQGHADTNDGHARWVRSSYSTPHNNCVELLILRSGVRVRDSKDACGETLAFSREAWAAFLSRIMR
- a CDS encoding Scr1 family TA system antitoxin-like transcriptional regulator gives rise to the protein MSREAVNARRELGASLKKARQAIGWSQSRAASALDCTQPKINKIENDLVAIRPQDLNRLLRFYEVSDAEADRIRMLAAQAKGGPVAGVLANREYLTLLKAEREAVEIFGCYSERLPNLFQCEPYIMKQYEVEGALYDFTSVLEARQEREALFQSDRPPRYRALFSPSSFDRLPGGKKAGLYREQIQHLCRMMDDYADHLFVHVVPFEANLAYWPHDLTVLKLDGRGKDTVYHEYAGGPARIYRGRQQVENHIREWDKVFRQALSIEDSRAALIEMHDAASRW
- a CDS encoding SAM-dependent methyltransferase, whose translation is MSERKSDPVPPEGVDLNRPSVARVYDYYLGGTANWAVDRDFGDRVLSKFPLLRDIALANRQLLNRVVRHLTKRGVRQFLDIGAGVPTAGNTHQVADEAQREVGAAPDVRVVYVDNDPVAVAHANLLLNREGDASRQTVIEGDLRDPDVLWRQAIDTRLLDPDEPVALLLIAVLHVHQPDRDGNDIGLESVARFRELLPRGSYLAISHVTDEGVPRASSENLAELKRMYDESSSSNVILRTREQISALLDDFEVIDPGWVWTPDWHPEETGPTARPVSFDSSNQAVVWAGVGQKP
- a CDS encoding DUF1345 domain-containing protein, with the translated sequence MTRKLMLLLELVLAVLGMAWLVLFLRDRESLVPLLAWDVVAIGYLVMGWLEMRRELPARAPEDLRSLTGPRWYTQLFALVISCSGLTGGLMVIANRGEDESSQATQAVAAVTILLSWLLLHSAFAQIYAREYAADSGLDFPECPVPQFTEFLYFAITIGTSFAVSDVTVTTRPMRRRVIVHSVVSFFFNAALVAIAIDWLKG